The following DNA comes from Bacteroidota bacterium.
CTACCCGCTTTATAAGCGATAGTTTGGTATGGAGAGACAGAACGGTATTTAACTATACACCTGAGCAAATAAAAAAAATAGAAATAAACTATGGCAACGGCAATGGTTTTATTATTGACAATACACAAAGCAATGCGCCACAGGTTTTGAACTTAAACAATACACTAAAAGCCATTACCGATATACAATTTGTAAAGTATTACGTAGGCTCGTTTAAGCAACTTAATTTTGATGGTTATGATGAGAACCAAAATGCACATGTAATGGATAGCTTGCATAACGCACAAGCATTTTGCACTATAAAGGTAACGGATAACAACAATCAGCTTAACAGCTTAACACTATACGCCAAACCCATTGACAAGCATACCAAACAGTTATACGATACCGTAACCAATAAAGCTTTTACAAGCGATCAGGAACGTTATTGGGCATTTATGAATAGCGATAAAAGCTTAATGCTGGTGCAACAGTTTAACTTTGGACGTGTGTTAAAACAGCTAAACGATTTTAAATAATTAGCTATAAATTTTTGAGCTTATTTAGATTAAAAAAGAGGCTTAAAGCAAAGGTGTTGTTAATGCCACCATTGTTTTGTGATACGTTTAATAACCCTTGCTCATAACGAATTTGCACTCCTATTTCATTTTTGTAAACAACACCAAAACTTCCCGTTAAACCAAAATCGTAGGTATTATAGTTTTTGGCCTGCTCATGATTTAAATAGCTATGTTGTGGATTTACCCATGCTGAAAACAGCAACGCATTATACACGCCAATACCTAAAGCCATGTTTACATTTTTATGAACAGGTATGTACTTTTTAATTACAATGGGTAATTGAATATAATGTAAATATATATTTTCAGTATAGGAGCCTACTTTATCGTTTACACTATTGGTATAAATAACTTCTCTTGCAGAGCCTTTTCTAATATACTGTAAACCAATGTCCGTATGCCAGCCTTTTTGCCAATGGGTTAATACATTTGCTCCTACTTCCATACCCACAATTGGCTGAGTAAACAAACTATTATTAAGTAGCGTATTCTGATTAATGCCAACCGTAACAAACAGTTTAGAATTGTTTGTTAAGCTATCCATTTTAGCCGCCTTGGCTTCTATGATTAACAAAGTAAAAAGGACTATATATAAAACTCTTTTCATCATTATTTTATTTAGCTATAATAAATTTCTTGGTCATTTTCATTCCGGCATTGTTTACCAATGAACAGAAATAAATACCACTTGACAGTTCTGTTAAATCAACATTGATAACAGAGCCATTCAATACATTTTCTACATACAAGTTATTAGATACTTCTTTCCCTGTAATATCAACTACTGATAGCTTGATACGTTCTTCACTGCTGCAAGCCACAGTAATACTGATATTATTTTGAGCAGGATTAGGAAACAGGGTAAAGCCAAAGTTAGCAGTACTATCCAACTTGTTTTCTATCAAATCATCGCCTTTATGAAACGATTGCGCTTTTGCTTTATATGCACTATTGTCACACAAAGCCTTAATTTCATCATCGGTAGCATGTAAAGTAGCAATATTAACATCTGGGCAATTCCATAAATTTAAATTGGAGAAAAATTCATTTCTAATTACGGAATTAGGATACATGGTACTTTCCTCCGATAATTCTATTGGTTCTTCAGCTACTAACTCTACATTATCATTAATAGTAATATTATTACCTAACACTATTTTACGAGCCTTTAACCAGGTATTGGAAGGAATTGATGTATTACTTGGAATTATAATATTTCCCGGAACCATCATGCTGCTAATTCCCGGCACGTAATTAACATCATTACTATTAGGGTATGAATAAGGAAAGCAAGATATACTTAAAAGTTCCTGGTATTTAAAACCCAGATGTGTAACTAAAGGTGTAGGAAAAGTAGCTTGTTCCAGTCTTACCAATTGATATGTTTTAAAGTTAGCACGACAGTCAGCATTTGGTGGCTCAGGATCTAAAACCGGGTTAGTAAAAGAACTGGTAATATCATAAGTCACCACATTGGTTATTGGTTCTGCCTGAGCATTGTCTTTTCTTTTATACCTAACTAACATTTTTACATATACCTTTGGCATAACACCATTAAACAAAGTAAATGTTACATTTTTTAAACACGTTAATGGCACGTACTTGGTTCTAAGTCTAACAACAGAATTGTCATGACTAATATATTCTAAATCATAATATGCTTTTTCAAGGCTTTTTATTTTATCAGTTACACTTAAAGAACCATTAAACAAGTCGGGATAGTAAGGTAATGCAGGTTGGTTGAAGAAATTAGGAAATATATCATAATTGAGTGTCAAATTAGGGGTATTATTATATTCCAAAACAAAACAGGCATCTATCAGTTCTACTTCTAAATCTGCGGCCGGGTTTACAATGTATTTAATATCTTCATTCAGTTTATATTGTTTAAAAACCGGAGTAGCATTAAAGGCTGCATTTTGAGATAATACCACATCGAAATTGGTGAATTTGGGAAACATCTGTTGATTTATTTCTTCACCTAAATCAAAATCATAGAATTTAAATACTTCATCTCTCCGTGCAATTGGAGCAAATTTAAATTGAGGAGCTTTCAAAATATTAAAAACGCCCAGTATATTATTATATATTGGTGTTAAATTAGATGATACCGTTTTTGAGCCCGGCACCAAAAAATGTACTGGTTTCAAAGGACTGGGAGAACTAATCGTACCATTCAACTTTAAGCTCACATTAAATACCATAGGTGGAGATGGTTTTGTTGTTTCTTTTTTACCGCCATTTATAAAAAAATCTATCAAACCAATGGCCGAGCCTACATAAGGAACAAATGAGGCTATGGTCTTCAAATCCTGATATTCAGTGCTCCCCTGGTAATCGCCAATTTTGTCAATCCCTATGCCTCGTTTAAAGGCATCATCAGTTCTACCTAAGGCATCCCATAAAGCATATTTGGCAGGCAAATTATTAACCCCCTGGTATTGCGGATTTTTCTTTACATAATCATCAAACCAATCACTGACCAATTTATTTTTATACTCCTGGTTACTTTTATTAAGCATATCATCAATTTGCTTTTTATAGCTGCCAAAATCGTTATATCCTTTAATTGCAGCATTACCAGCCCCAGTAACCAAATCTTTGAACGATGTTTTACCATCAGCTTCCGCTTTAATGCCGCTACTATTCATCAAGTCCTGAACAGCCGTCCCTTCAATGTTTGCCGTTATAGTTGAGTTAGTTACCAATACAGGTAAAATTTCTATAGTATTAACTTGGATATTATTAATTGTAGTACAAACACATGGGTCGTAAGCTGTTTGTATTTCGCTTACGAGCCACTGGTAATCATCTTCGTTATTTTGAAGGGCATAATTATTTAATGATTTAAACTTAGCTTTTGTATCAAATTCCAATAAAGTTTTACTTACTTCATTGGCATGGGTATATATTCCGTTTTTTAAACTTGTCACTTCAAAATATATCTGTATGTAAGCACTATTAGCCGTTTTATTCCCTATAACTGCTAAATATACTTTCATTTTACCGGTATATCTATTGTATAAAATAAAGATTGGATTGGCAGTTTTCCTTCCAATGGTACTGCCAATTGTAGGTGTACCAAAATCTTTTAATAACAATTCCCAACCGTCTTCCGGATATATATCTTGTTTACCATTTATTAATTGCGTTACCTCATAACAGTAAGTATTATCGTTATTGCAGCTGCCGGAACCATCCGGTTTGGTACAGAAATATGGCAACTCCACCAAAATGGATGGTGTAGTCAGATTATCTCGCAAATAAACAGGGTGTACCAGATCGGATTTAGTCCAATCCCAATTTTCTGTATTGTCAGTATTAGGCTCATCCCATTTGGTGGTAATAGTATTTATGTTATTCCAACATCCATTCTGTTGTGTTTTGCCTGTTAATGCAATCAGACAAATAAATACCGATATAAAATATATTTTTTTCATGTTATTGAACTACTTATATTATTATTAATTAATTTTTGTACCAATAAATACTTCTCTATTTTTAAAATCCCTGTTTCCCACAGGCATAGTATCTGCGTAACTGTATTCAATAGTAATTTGTTTATTATTCTTTCTATCTAACCAAGCATAACCTTTTAATGGAGGAATGGTATATATTCCTTTTCCCTTGCCATTTCCATCTGCCAAACTAATACTTAAGGCCTTAGGAGATATTCCATTACAATACCACCCTATATTTGCATTATTATTATTATTTACATTTAGAACTGCCTTATCATAAGGAATACCTGAGAATAAACCTACATAAGCGGGGTCACCAACGCCATCTTTCCAAAAGGTATCAAAAAGGGTTACGTTAAAATCAAAGTCGGGTTTTGATAATGTATGCCCTCGGTAGGTTCCATAAATAGGATAATAAGGATAAATGGGTGGTTCAGGTGGTGAGGTAAATTTAACCGGCCACACATAAAAAGAGCGACTTGCCGAATCAATGCCATCATCATTAGGAAAGCATAGCTTATTGGGTTTGCGTTTTATGACCAACTTTACATCAAGCCAGCCTATTGGAAAATTGGTACGTATAAATGATTGGGTATGTAAGGTTTCGGCACCTAATATCCATGTATATTCATCGGCTGCTTGCAATGCCCTGAAACGCACTTTATTGTAATTGGCTATGGTATCTCCCTCAAAATACCTGTCGCCTACCAGCTCTTCTATTACAAAATCGGCTTTTACCTCCTGCGCATTAGTGCAAGGATTTTCCGGTGCTATTTCCTTATCCGGATTACATTGGGCAAATAATAATACCGATGTAATTATTATTAAATATCTTTTTTTCAAATGCAACATTATTTTATTTTTTCACCAATAAATGTTTCTTTATTATTCAAATCAATACTACCCGCTGGAATGCTATCTGCATAACTATATTCTATGGTTATTTTTTTTGTATTAACCCTATCAAGCCAAGCATATGCTTTTATACGAGGAGCATAAGGTGCGGGCACTCCTGGAAATTTTCCATAACCTTTATTATCCATCACAAATGCTTTAGGAGAAAAGCCTCCTTTGTCATCACATAAATCCGCAAAACTTGCATTATTACCTGTGTTTTTATTCCACTCTGATGTAATATAAGGCATACCTGTAATAATACCTACATAGGCAGGGTTGTCATTTCCGTTTTTCCAAAAGGAATCACCTAAAATTATATTAAAATCAAATTCGGGCCTTGATAAGGTATGCCCACGGTAAGTACCAAAAATTGGGTAATTAGGGTATACAGGTGGATTGACTGGCCATCTATTATCTATAGGCCACACATAAAAAGGCCGACTTGCTGAATCTATGCCATCATCATTAGGAAAACACTGCTTGTTAGGTTTACGTTTTATGACCAGTTTTACATCCAACCAGCCGAATGGAAAGTTGGTACGTATAAACGATTGGGTATGCAAGGTTTCTGCACCCAATATCCATGTGTATTCTTCAGCCGATTGCAATGCCCTAAATCTAACCTTAGTGCCATAATCTGCTATGGTATCACCTTCAAAATACCTGTCACCTACCAACTCTTCTATTACAAAATCGGCTTTTACTTCCTGCGCATTGGCACATGGGTTTTCCGGTGCTATTTCCTTATCAGGATTACAAGACCATGTACTTACTACCATTGATGCACTCATTAAAAATAGATGTATAAATTGAAAACGCACGTTAAAACTATTCTGCTAATTTAGCTTTTAAGGTTTCAATTTCTTTTTGCTGTTTTTCAATTTCCTTTTGTTGTTGTAAAACATACAAATGTAACTCTTCTACTTTCTCCAATAATTTTACCTGCATTTCGCCTACATCTATCTGGTTTTTATTGGCAGCTATTTCTTCGGCACTAGGTATATTGGGTAGGTGTTTATATTTACTTATATAAGCGCCCAATTCACTCAATGGCTTTAGTTTGTAATTGTTTTCAAATACATAATCGGGGAACGGGTTAGCCAGGGTAACAATAGATTTACGGGCATATACATAACCATTATCGTCCACCTTAAATAAATCCTGTGTTGCATTTTTATATAAAATTTGTTGCTCGGTAACAGTGAAAAAATTACGGTTATTGCTGTTAATAAAGAAGCCGATAATCGGGCTGCTTACACCATTGGTATTTAAAGTAAGTACACCGGCACTTGATGCAAAAAGGGCAGTGCCGGGAACAGAACCTCCCCTCGTAATAGATAAAGAACTACTATTAATAAGCAAATTGGCATTGACATCAATCCTATTATGGTCTACTTTAAAAACGGATGTAGTGGTGGTTCCATTGTTTGAATTGACTTCGAAAAGGGGAGGAAAAACGGTACCAGGTAATCCCACTACTAATGATTTTGTTATACTTACTGTACTGCCTGTACTTAATATACCACCTGTTGGGCCTGCCCACTGAACGGGGCCTGTATTGTTAATTAACGATTTCCATTGCCCGCCAACATAGCCTTCAAAATCGGTTCCAGTATATCTTATTGTTCCGGGATTATTTAACGTAGTATTACCAAAACGTATTCCACCCATAATATCTAATTTTTCTATAGGGCTGCTTGTTCCAATACCAATATTCCCGCCACTGCTAACAGTTAGTCTGTTGGCTGCATTGGTAATAATTGAAAAAGCATGGTCGCTTCTTGTACCTGTTATACCACCGGTAGGGGAACCATAAAAACCGTAAGCATGTGCCCACAAACCCGCATAAACATTTGCATTATTGGTTGTAGCAATAATTTTTGAGTGTTCTTCTCCGTTAACATTTAACACGGTATTCCAACCCTCCACGTTTTCAGGGGTAGGCGTACCAATACCTACATTGCCGTTGTTTAATATCTCATCACTTCCATTTGTTACCCATTGCGCATTTACTGTTAAGGTTACAGTCAATAGTAAAGCAAATAATAAATTAATTTTTTTCATTTCTTCTTTATTTTATATTGGCAAGATAGCTTTGCCATTATTAAGAAGTCAATAGGGGAAATACTCTTTTTTCGTAGTATAAATACTCTTTTTTTAAAATCTATAAGCAATTGTTTTTGTATCCATACCCATCTAAACATTGCATCTTTCTTTTTTTTATTAAATTCAGCCGTTTTTCATTTACCCCATGTTTAAAAACACTACCCATGAGCAGCAAATACTTAATGTAATTAAAAGCATTACGTTTATTGTTTTATTTTTAGTAATGGGCATGAGCGTATGTGGTATTGTTTTCTGTTTGCAGTTAAGCCATGTGTTAGATAACAATACAGTAACCGTAAACACCTCGAATAAAGAAAACATTGCCACTTTAAGCAGTCCAAATAAAACAGAATGGTTATGTCCTGATACCAATAGCATAGCCGATGAACCCAATGCTGCACTCATAAAATATGGCAGAGATTTAATTATAAATACCAGTTATTATTTAGGACCTAAAGGCAAGGTAGCACACTTAAGCAATGGCATGAATTGCCAGAACTGCCACTTAGAAGCAGGCACTAAAATATTTGGAAATAACTACAGTGCAGTAGCCGCTACTTATCCAAAATTCAGGGAGCGTTCAGGCGGGGTGGAAAGTATTTTTAAACGGGTAAACGATTGTATAGAACGTAGTTTAAATGGTACTGCTTTAGATACCACCACCCAAGAAATGTTAGCCATAAAAGCTTATATAACCTGGTTAGGTAAAAACGTAACCAAAGGCGAAAAGCCTAAAGGTGCAGGCTTACAGGAACTGCATTATATAAGCCGTGCTGCCAATGCCGATAATGGCAAAGTAATTTATGTAAACAAATGTGCTTCGTGCCATGCAGAGCAAGGCGAAGGTAAATTGAATGCCGATTTGGTTTCGTACCAATACCCTCCTTTATGGGGAACGCATAGCTACAATATAGGTGCAGGTTTATTCCGCTTATCGCGCTTTGCTGCATTTGTAAAAGACAATATGCCTTTTGGTGCTAACTATAAAACCACACAGTTAACTGATGAAGAAGCGTGGGATGTAGCCGCTTTTGTTAACTCGCAACAAAGGCCAACAAAAAACTTACTGGCCGACTGGCCTAAAATAGCCGCTAAACCTGTTGACCATCCCTTTGGCCCGTATGCCGATAACTTTACCGAACAACAGCATAAGTATGGGCCATTTGAACCCATAGCTGAATACAAAAAACAAACTAAACAAAAATAAGAGCGTATGCCTATATATAAATGCCAACACCATATTGATTGCAATTGCCACGAAGAATTAATTATCAATAAAGAATCGGAAGATTTTTCGAGAAGGAATTTTTTAAAGCTGGCCAGTACCATTGGCTTTGGTTTCTCTATGGCTCCATCGGTAATGGGCAATATAAAACAGCAACAAGGTAAAGACTTAGCCATAAACGCAAGCCAAAGTGTACAAAGCGGAAAGGCTAAAAAAATAAGCATACTCCATACGGCTGATATTCACGGACAGCTAATGACGCACGATGAGTTTTTTTTAGAGCAAGGCCAAGTAGTATATAAAAAACGGGGTGGACTGGCTAACTTAAAAACATTGGTGAATACCTATAAAAAACAAAACCCGTACAATACCCTTTTGCTAGATGGTGGCGATTGTATTATGGGCTCGGCTGTTGCAGCCTTTACCAATGGCTCCGCAATGGTGCCCTTAATTAATAATATGGGTTATGATATTACTTTACCCGGAAACTGGGAAGTAGTATATGGCAAAGAGTGGATGATGAATGATTTGGGTAGTTACAATGCACAAAAAATATGTGCCAATATGTACCACGATACAAACGATGAATACAAAGGCGATTTACTATTTCAACCTTATACCATTAAATATATTGATGGGATAAAAATAGGCTTTATAGGTTATAACGATCCGTTAACCGCGCTCAGGCAGGCACCGGCTTTTAGCAGAGGTATACGCTTTACAAGGCCCGAAATGAATATAGCCAAGTATATAAAAATACTCAAGGAGAAAGAGCAATGTACGCTTGTTATTTTATTGACGCATATTGGACTGGCTCAACAGGTTTATTTATCGAATCAGGATTATGTAAAAGGGGTAGATTATATTTTAGGAGCCGATACGCATGAGCGGGTACGCAAACCATTGCAAGGCAAGTATTGTAAAGTAACCGAACCGGGAGCCTTTGGCTCATTCATAAGCAAGCTGGATATAGTAATAGAAAACGGTAAGATAGTAGACGACAACTATGAGCTGATAGAAGTAGACCCTTATAAGTATAAAGAAGACAAAGAAATGAAAGGGCTGATAGATAAAGCACGTGAGCCTTATAAAAAAGAACTGAATACCGTTATAGGGCAAACTACTACACCATTGGTAAGGTATTATGTATTGGAAACTACCATGGATAATTTACTGACCTCGGCCGTAAAATGGAAAATGAACCCCGATATAGCTTTGAGCAATGGCTTTCGTTTTTGTCCGCCCATAGTACCCGGTAAAGATGGCAAAGCCGATATAACGGCTGAGCAATTATACAGCATGCTACCGGGTGTAGCCAAAGCACGCAGAGGCGAAGTAACAGGCAAGCAGCTATTAGATTGGTTAGAAGGGGAACTGGAAAATGTATTTGCCGCATCGCCCGAAAAACGACAAGGCGGCTGGCTGGTACGCTTTACCGGTATGAAAATAAATATAACCATTGGCAAGCCAAAAGGCAAAAGGGTAAACTCCGTATTAATAGGCGATGCACCACTTGACTTAAGCAAAACATATACCGTAGCAGCCTGCGAAAGAGATGGCGATTTAGAAACCAATTTATGCAGAATAACGGATGTAAAAAATCCGCAAAGCATGGAATATACTTTACACGATATAGTAAAAGAGTATTTACAAGTACACTCCCCCATTGCCCCTAAAATAGAAGGCAAAGTAACCGTTACCGATGCCCCGCAGGATTTACTATCGCAGGTAGCCGATACAGATTATGTGTTCAGGTAGCATCCTCTGTTGTCCGCTCCCGATAGCTATCGGGATATGTCTCCCGACCAACCGCTATAATGTAAAAAGCCCATTTGACGATTTGGATTTGTAAAACAATACTATAGTTTTGCTATGTAAGTATAGCGAAATACATCCTTATCTGCCCATAATGGAGAATTAATGATGTGTTTATAATTCTTTACACAAGTTATAGATTATGTTAATCGACTGCTAAGTTGTGCTAAAAATTCAATAGGCAAGCCGAAAACCGTTAACTAAAACCAATCCAGTGAAAGATGTTGAGAAAACCAGAATACAAAAGGTAATTTTACGTAATAAATTTTGAACTAACTTAGCTTGGCAAAGTTAAGAGTTAGCATAAAAACACTTAAAGAAATGAAACCATACATTAAGGATAAACTGAAAGATTTAAGATCTAATACCGATAACGTACAACTAACAACTAGCAGACTAAAGGAAGTTCCTAACGAACTCAAAATTTGTATTGGGATTAAGTATCTTGATTTATTCGGCAACTCTATTCACGAAATTCCCGACTGGTTCTTTCAATTTAAGAAGCTAGAACACCTAAGTCTGAAAAACAATACACTTAAGGCATTACCGACTATTGTATTCACTCTCGAGAATCTTAAATACTTAAACTTGGCAGAAAATCAAATACATGAAGTAGATAGTCACAACTTTATGAATTTGATAAATATTGAAAAAGTTGATATAAGCTACAACCAAATAACATCAATTTCATCTGAGAGGATAGAGTACCCAAAATGTAAGAGTTTAAATATCAAAGGTAATAAATTACAGAAATTCCCAACTGCAGTGAGTGATACTCACACTCTTGAAAAATTAGATTTGTCTGAGAACAAAATCAGTTCAATAGAAGATGATGCCTTTGATGGACTTGAGAATTTAATAGAACTTGATTTAAGCTTCAATGAGCTTACATATTTACCAACTAGTATCGGTAAACTAAGAAAGCTCAAGAGGTTGAATTTAAGTGGAAATAAGATTAGTTCTTTGCCGAAGGAATTTGAAAATCTTACCTCGCTGGAATTCTTAGATTTTGATCGTAATCCAATTGGAAGAGTACCAGTAGAAATTTCCTCTCAGGGAGTTTCAGGAATCATAAACTATTATTTATCCCTTGGTGATAATGTACAATTATTTGAAGCAAAGTTGCTAATAGTTGGGCAAGGTAATGTTGGAAAAACTTACTTAATGAATCGCTTGATACATGATTCGATACCTGAAACGCACACTACAGAAGGTATTGATATAAAAACTTGGAAGATCGAAACAAAGTCATCATCTGACTTTAGAGTTAATATTTGGGATTTTGGTGGTCAAGAAATTTATCATTCAACTCATCAATTTTTTCTAACAAATAGGTCTCTTTATTTGCTAATCTGGGAAGCAAGAACAGATCAACATCTTATTAGCTTTGATTATTGGCTTAATGTTATTCGTCTTTTAAGTAACAACTCTCCAGTAATAATTGTGCTAAATAAAATTGATGAACGAATCGCCAACATTGACGAAAAATCACTCAAAGCTAAATTCAAAAACATCGTTTCATTCCATCAGGTCAGTGCAAGCAGTGGTCAAAATATTGACGTACTCATAACAGGAATTGGAACTGAAATTGATTCCTTGCCACTTATTGGAGACAAGCTTCCAAAAGTGTGGTTGGAGATAAGGACAATATTGGAATCTTTGGAATCCAACTATATCTCAGCTGAACATTATTTAACAATTTGTAACCAGCGTGGGTTGTCAAATAAACGAGCACTTTTTTTAAGTCAATATTTTCATGATTTAGGTGTTTTTCTTCATTTCCAAGAGGATAATTTGTTAAGAAATATACTGTTTTTAAAGCCGGAATGGGCAACAAATGCTGTGTATAAAATCCTTGACTCAAAAGATGTCATTAATCGAGACGGTGAGTTTGATTCAGATATGTTGGACATAATACTAGATGACTTTGAACGTGATAAACGTCCATATATAGTTACACTGATGAAGAAGTTCGAGCTATGCTTTGAGGTTGAAAAAAACGTATTTCTAATACCAGAGCTACTTAAACCGGAAAAACTTGAGTTTGATTGGGATTACAAAGATAATTTACGTTTTGAATATCATTATGATTTCATGCCTGCAGGCATAATGGCTCGTTTCATTGTAAGAACAAGAAATTTAGTTTATGATAAAACATTCTGGAAGAATGGAGTAATTATTCAAAGAGAAAATACACGAGCATTGGTGACCACTGATCAGTATTCTCGAAAACTTTGTATTTGGATTCATGGCAATAACGCACCCTTTTTACTTGAGATTATCAGGAAAGAATTAAATGATATTCATCAATCTTTGAATTACCCCGATGTTCCCGAGAAAATCCCATGCAATTGCCAAGAATGCGCTAATTCTATGAATCCTCATTTGTTTAATTATGCGTTTGTAAAAAGAATAGGGTTTGAAAATACTTTCAGAACACTACCGTGTGAAGTAAGTGCCACGGGAGTGAATGTTCATAAACTTCTCGGGTTATATAGAATTGATAACCCTGAGCCTGATAATAACCCAATGTACTCACTTGATAAAATCCTAACTGATCTTATTGAAGTGGGGTCAAGAATTCTTGAACGAAAGTTTCAAAAGAAAATTGAAGACCTGGTTAATGATGATATTGTTGATTTGTTAAGAACCAAAGGGCATAACATCGCAGATCAATCGAGATCTGGGATTTCAGGTAGCGGCAAAGGAGCAGGCGAATTAGACATCATGATTAGGATGAGTAATGGAATTCCGGTTACCATCATTGAATGTTTCAGACTTGAAAGT
Coding sequences within:
- a CDS encoding DUF4340 domain-containing protein: MNKKILISILVLVAVGIVYYVVNKKPWGINYKDIADFAIEDTSSIDKIFIVDREGNNVTLTKKENGYWLVNNNKRADNSKMELLLFTMKTMKVLRPVSENEHNTAIGNLATEGIKAEFYSKNNAVKTLYIGSSTPEQNGTYMLIEGSSKAYATHIPGFFGFLTTRFISDSLVWRDRTVFNYTPEQIKKIEINYGNGNGFIIDNTQSNAPQVLNLNNTLKAITDIQFVKYYVGSFKQLNFDGYDENQNAHVMDSLHNAQAFCTIKVTDNNNQLNSLTLYAKPIDKHTKQLYDTVTNKAFTSDQERYWAFMNSDKSLMLVQQFNFGRVLKQLNDFK
- a CDS encoding c-type cytochrome; translation: MFKNTTHEQQILNVIKSITFIVLFLVMGMSVCGIVFCLQLSHVLDNNTVTVNTSNKENIATLSSPNKTEWLCPDTNSIADEPNAALIKYGRDLIINTSYYLGPKGKVAHLSNGMNCQNCHLEAGTKIFGNNYSAVAATYPKFRERSGGVESIFKRVNDCIERSLNGTALDTTTQEMLAIKAYITWLGKNVTKGEKPKGAGLQELHYISRAANADNGKVIYVNKCASCHAEQGEGKLNADLVSYQYPPLWGTHSYNIGAGLFRLSRFAAFVKDNMPFGANYKTTQLTDEEAWDVAAFVNSQQRPTKNLLADWPKIAAKPVDHPFGPYADNFTEQQHKYGPFEPIAEYKKQTKQK
- a CDS encoding porin family protein, giving the protein MMKRVLYIVLFTLLIIEAKAAKMDSLTNNSKLFVTVGINQNTLLNNSLFTQPIVGMEVGANVLTHWQKGWHTDIGLQYIRKGSAREVIYTNSVNDKVGSYTENIYLHYIQLPIVIKKYIPVHKNVNMALGIGVYNALLFSAWVNPQHSYLNHEQAKNYNTYDFGLTGSFGVVYKNEIGVQIRYEQGLLNVSQNNGGINNTFALSLFFNLNKLKNL
- a CDS encoding T9SS type A sorting domain-containing protein yields the protein MKKIYFISVFICLIALTGKTQQNGCWNNINTITTKWDEPNTDNTENWDWTKSDLVHPVYLRDNLTTPSILVELPYFCTKPDGSGSCNNDNTYCYEVTQLINGKQDIYPEDGWELLLKDFGTPTIGSTIGRKTANPIFILYNRYTGKMKVYLAVIGNKTANSAYIQIYFEVTSLKNGIYTHANEVSKTLLEFDTKAKFKSLNNYALQNNEDDYQWLVSEIQTAYDPCVCTTINNIQVNTIEILPVLVTNSTITANIEGTAVQDLMNSSGIKAEADGKTSFKDLVTGAGNAAIKGYNDFGSYKKQIDDMLNKSNQEYKNKLVSDWFDDYVKKNPQYQGVNNLPAKYALWDALGRTDDAFKRGIGIDKIGDYQGSTEYQDLKTIASFVPYVGSAIGLIDFFINGGKKETTKPSPPMVFNVSLKLNGTISSPSPLKPVHFLVPGSKTVSSNLTPIYNNILGVFNILKAPQFKFAPIARRDEVFKFYDFDLGEEINQQMFPKFTNFDVVLSQNAAFNATPVFKQYKLNEDIKYIVNPAADLEVELIDACFVLEYNNTPNLTLNYDIFPNFFNQPALPYYPDLFNGSLSVTDKIKSLEKAYYDLEYISHDNSVVRLRTKYVPLTCLKNVTFTLFNGVMPKVYVKMLVRYKRKDNAQAEPITNVVTYDITSSFTNPVLDPEPPNADCRANFKTYQLVRLEQATFPTPLVTHLGFKYQELLSISCFPYSYPNSNDVNYVPGISSMMVPGNIIIPSNTSIPSNTWLKARKIVLGNNITINDNVELVAEEPIELSEESTMYPNSVIRNEFFSNLNLWNCPDVNIATLHATDDEIKALCDNSAYKAKAQSFHKGDDLIENKLDSTANFGFTLFPNPAQNNISITVACSSEERIKLSVVDITGKEVSNNLYVENVLNGSVINVDLTELSSGIYFCSLVNNAGMKMTKKFIIAK
- a CDS encoding bifunctional metallophosphatase/5'-nucleotidase; translated protein: MPIYKCQHHIDCNCHEELIINKESEDFSRRNFLKLASTIGFGFSMAPSVMGNIKQQQGKDLAINASQSVQSGKAKKISILHTADIHGQLMTHDEFFLEQGQVVYKKRGGLANLKTLVNTYKKQNPYNTLLLDGGDCIMGSAVAAFTNGSAMVPLINNMGYDITLPGNWEVVYGKEWMMNDLGSYNAQKICANMYHDTNDEYKGDLLFQPYTIKYIDGIKIGFIGYNDPLTALRQAPAFSRGIRFTRPEMNIAKYIKILKEKEQCTLVILLTHIGLAQQVYLSNQDYVKGVDYILGADTHERVRKPLQGKYCKVTEPGAFGSFISKLDIVIENGKIVDDNYELIEVDPYKYKEDKEMKGLIDKAREPYKKELNTVIGQTTTPLVRYYVLETTMDNLLTSAVKWKMNPDIALSNGFRFCPPIVPGKDGKADITAEQLYSMLPGVAKARRGEVTGKQLLDWLEGELENVFAASPEKRQGGWLVRFTGMKINITIGKPKGKRVNSVLIGDAPLDLSKTYTVAACERDGDLETNLCRITDVKNPQSMEYTLHDIVKEYLQVHSPIAPKIEGKVTVTDAPQDLLSQVADTDYVFR